Proteins from a single region of Rhodobacteraceae bacterium LMO-JJ12:
- a CDS encoding ATPase, with amino-acid sequence MSVKKIKRFWKEATVAPLDDGFTVLLDGRALQTPAKQPLVVPMDALAARIAAEWDAQEGEVDPMAMPFTRSANAAIDKVRVQHAEVADLIAAYGDADLLCYRAETPQELVARQQAGWDPLLEWARDDQGIDLRYFSGVIHQPQSSEALGRIAALTRAMDAYELTAFHDLVSLSGSYVLGLAAARRQQPATALWDLSRIDETWQEEQWGADEEATAMAAIKRTAFLHAADLFRIASQS; translated from the coding sequence ATGAGTGTAAAGAAAATCAAGCGGTTTTGGAAAGAAGCCACCGTCGCGCCCCTGGACGACGGATTTACCGTTCTGCTTGACGGGCGCGCGCTGCAAACCCCGGCCAAGCAACCTTTGGTGGTGCCGATGGATGCGCTGGCGGCACGGATTGCGGCCGAATGGGACGCTCAGGAGGGTGAGGTTGACCCGATGGCCATGCCGTTCACCCGGTCGGCCAATGCGGCCATCGACAAGGTGCGCGTGCAGCATGCAGAAGTGGCCGACCTTATAGCCGCCTATGGCGACGCTGATCTCCTATGCTATCGCGCCGAAACGCCTCAAGAGCTTGTGGCGCGACAGCAAGCCGGGTGGGATCCGCTTCTTGAATGGGCGCGTGATGATCAAGGGATTGATCTCAGGTATTTTTCCGGTGTCATACACCAACCGCAAAGCTCCGAGGCTTTGGGCCGCATTGCGGCCCTGACGCGGGCAATGGATGCCTATGAATTGACCGCATTTCATGACCTGGTCAGCCTCAGCGGCTCGTATGTGCTTGGTCTGGCTGCGGCGCGCAGGCAGCAACCAGCGACGGCGCTCTGGGATTTGTCGCGCATCGACGAGACCTGGCAGGAGGAGCAATGGGGCGCCGACGAAGAAGCCACGGCCATGGCCGCGATCAAACGCACCGCTTTCTTGCACGCGGCAGATCTGTTTCGGATCGCGTCCCAGAGCTGA
- a CDS encoding ABC transporter permease subunit (The N-terminal region of this protein, as described by TIGR01726, is a three transmembrane segment that identifies a subfamily of ABC transporter permease subunits, which specificities that include histidine, arginine, glutamine, glutamate, L-cystine (sic), the opines (in Agrobacterium) octopine and nopaline, etc.): protein MTTLTDPPSEGFRLSQLIYDTRYRSMTIQVVALIGFLLLIGWLISNTAQNLSDLGKEPSFRFLSEPAGYDINQRLIDYNNQHSHFRAAIAGILNTLLVAALGCIAATVLGVLIGVLRLSKNWLVSRLMAIYVEIFRNVPVLLWIVFIMAILIESLPHPKEFRGDPPNSSMWLFDSLAFSNQGVFIPRIVPASYFWVLILAVICSLLGIRYLRKRAARIQEQTGQRPKTLLASLGLVIVPFGLAFLAVSAVTTQRQQAYIAGGVAGVDTLSAFAEEKGAISYCHSGGDAASLNGLRYLVASEVPQRRRQYFSPNASLNAMAEGKCDLMVVSANRIDATLNDIKERCFATSTAHLDRVSEKAREVIAAGGKDVDKARAQIETNSKLIIRARETCEAMPLSVLPADFTEGKAIEVELPAITEKGIPRFEGGTHLRNSLIALWIALSLYTAAFIAEIVRAGIMAISSGQTEAAAALGLRSKRIMSLVVLPQALRVIIPPLISQYLNLTKNSSLAIAVGYMDITGTLMGITLNQTGRELETVLLGMLIYLTISLSISAVMNWYNNRMKLVER from the coding sequence ATGACAACGCTTACCGACCCTCCGAGCGAGGGATTTCGGCTATCGCAACTCATCTATGACACGCGCTACCGATCCATGACGATCCAGGTTGTCGCGCTGATCGGTTTTCTTTTACTAATTGGCTGGCTGATATCCAACACGGCGCAGAATCTTTCTGATCTCGGCAAGGAACCGTCGTTTCGGTTTCTGAGTGAGCCCGCAGGTTATGACATTAACCAGCGTCTGATCGACTACAACAACCAGCACTCGCATTTCCGTGCCGCCATTGCCGGTATCCTCAACACCCTTCTGGTGGCGGCCCTTGGTTGTATCGCGGCCACTGTGCTTGGTGTGCTGATCGGCGTCCTGCGTCTTTCCAAGAACTGGCTCGTGTCGCGGCTGATGGCGATCTATGTTGAAATCTTCCGCAATGTGCCCGTGCTGCTCTGGATCGTTTTCATCATGGCGATTCTGATTGAAAGCTTACCGCATCCCAAAGAATTCCGAGGCGATCCGCCCAATTCTTCGATGTGGCTGTTTGATTCGCTGGCGTTTTCCAATCAGGGTGTGTTTATCCCGCGCATCGTCCCGGCCAGTTATTTCTGGGTTCTGATTCTGGCCGTGATCTGTTCACTACTGGGCATCCGTTATTTGCGAAAACGTGCTGCTCGGATTCAGGAGCAGACCGGCCAACGCCCTAAAACGTTGCTGGCTTCGCTGGGTCTTGTCATTGTCCCTTTTGGTTTGGCTTTCCTGGCGGTCTCGGCCGTCACCACACAGCGTCAACAGGCCTATATCGCCGGGGGCGTTGCAGGGGTTGATACCCTGTCGGCCTTTGCGGAAGAAAAGGGCGCTATCTCTTATTGCCACTCTGGTGGTGACGCGGCCTCGCTGAACGGGCTGCGATATCTTGTGGCGTCCGAAGTGCCGCAGCGGCGACGCCAATACTTCAGCCCAAATGCTTCGCTTAATGCGATGGCAGAGGGGAAATGCGATCTGATGGTCGTGAGTGCAAACCGCATCGACGCCACTCTGAACGACATCAAAGAACGCTGCTTTGCCACGTCCACCGCACATCTTGATCGTGTGAGCGAAAAGGCACGTGAAGTCATTGCCGCTGGTGGCAAGGATGTCGACAAGGCGCGCGCCCAGATTGAAACCAACTCAAAGCTGATCATCAGGGCCCGTGAAACCTGTGAAGCCATGCCGCTTTCAGTGCTTCCCGCTGATTTCACCGAAGGCAAGGCGATTGAAGTTGAACTCCCTGCGATTACCGAAAAAGGTATTCCGCGGTTTGAGGGCGGCACTCATCTGCGCAACTCACTGATCGCGCTCTGGATCGCCCTTTCGCTCTATACGGCGGCCTTCATCGCTGAAATCGTGCGCGCGGGGATCATGGCAATCAGCTCCGGTCAGACCGAAGCGGCAGCGGCGCTTGGATTGCGCTCCAAGCGTATCATGAGCCTTGTGGTTCTGCCCCAGGCGCTCCGGGTGATTATTCCGCCATTGATTTCTCAATACCTGAACCTGACCAAGAACAGCTCTTTGGCAATTGCCGTAGGGTATATGGACATTACAGGCACTCTGATGGGCATCACGCTCAACCAGACAGGTCGAGAACTGGAAACGGTGCTGTTGGGCATGCTGATCTATCTCACCATCTCGCTTAGCATCTCAGCGGTGATGAACTGGTATAACAACCGAATGAAATTGGTGGAGCGGTAA
- a CDS encoding amino acid ABC transporter ATP-binding protein: protein MQVSDEVAIEITNMNKWYGTFHVLRDINLTVQQGERIVIAGPSGSGKSTLIRCINALEEHQQGKIVVDGTVLSNDLKNIDKIRREVGMVFQHFNLFPHLSILDNLTLAPIWVRKIPRREAEETAMHYLEKVKIPEQADKFPGQLSGGQQQRVAIARSLCMQPRIMLFDEPTSALDPEMIKEVLDTMIELAEEGMTMLCVTHEMGFARQVANRVIFMDAGQIIEQNEPEEFFNNPQSERTKLFLSQILGH from the coding sequence ATGCAGGTGAGCGACGAAGTCGCCATCGAAATCACCAATATGAACAAGTGGTATGGCACATTCCATGTGCTGCGCGACATCAACCTTACCGTGCAGCAGGGCGAACGGATCGTTATCGCGGGTCCGTCAGGCTCGGGTAAATCGACGCTGATCCGCTGCATCAACGCGCTGGAAGAACATCAGCAGGGCAAGATCGTGGTCGATGGCACGGTGCTTTCGAACGATCTCAAGAACATCGACAAGATCCGCCGCGAGGTCGGCATGGTGTTCCAGCATTTCAACCTCTTCCCGCATCTCAGCATTCTCGACAATCTGACTCTCGCGCCGATCTGGGTGCGCAAGATCCCCCGTCGCGAGGCCGAGGAAACCGCGATGCACTATCTCGAAAAGGTCAAGATCCCCGAACAGGCCGACAAATTCCCCGGCCAACTCTCGGGTGGTCAGCAACAGCGGGTGGCGATTGCCCGCAGCCTGTGTATGCAGCCCCGGATCATGCTGTTTGACGAACCCACCTCGGCGCTTGACCCCGAGATGATCAAGGAAGTTCTCGACACGATGATCGAGCTGGCGGAAGAAGGCATGACCATGCTCTGCGTGACCCACGAGATGGGTTTTGCCCGTCAGGTCGCCAACCGCGTGATTTTTATGGATGCTGGCCAAATCATCGAACAGAACGAGCCGGAAGAGTTCTTCAACAACCCGCAGAGCGAACGCACCAAGCTGTTCCTCAGCCAGATTCTGGGTCACTGA
- a CDS encoding amino acid ABC transporter substrate-binding protein, translating into MKRTVFLGALTVAGLTAGVAAAGTLDDVKARGKLNCGVSTGLAGFSLPDANGEWKGFDVDVCRAVAAAVLGDSKAVEFVPTTGKTRFTALASGEIDLLARNTTWTFSRDVDLKFTFIGVNYYDGQGFMVPKSLGVSSAKELDGSTVCIQTGTTTELNLADFFRTNNISYEPVPIETNAEAQQQYLAGACDVYTTDASGLAATRATFENPGDHIVLPEIISKEPLGPLVRHGDDEWGDVARWTLNALIAAEELGITSANIGEMSAAAGNNPEINRLLGTEGNLGEMLGLSADWAKNAIMAGGNYGELFEKNIGESTPIGISRGLNAQWTNGGLIYAPPFR; encoded by the coding sequence ATGAAAAGAACCGTATTTCTCGGCGCACTAACAGTAGCAGGTTTGACCGCCGGAGTCGCTGCTGCTGGTACGCTTGATGACGTAAAAGCCCGTGGCAAGCTGAACTGTGGTGTTTCAACTGGCCTTGCCGGTTTCTCCCTGCCTGACGCCAATGGCGAATGGAAAGGTTTTGACGTTGATGTGTGCCGCGCTGTTGCGGCTGCCGTTCTTGGCGACTCCAAGGCAGTTGAGTTCGTGCCGACAACTGGCAAAACCCGGTTCACCGCGCTCGCCTCTGGCGAGATCGACCTGTTGGCTCGTAACACAACCTGGACTTTCTCGCGCGATGTCGATCTCAAGTTCACCTTCATTGGCGTGAACTACTATGACGGCCAAGGCTTCATGGTGCCAAAATCGCTCGGCGTCAGCTCGGCGAAAGAGCTTGATGGCTCGACCGTCTGCATTCAGACCGGCACCACGACCGAGTTGAACCTCGCGGATTTCTTCCGCACGAATAACATCAGCTATGAGCCGGTTCCGATTGAAACCAACGCCGAAGCACAACAGCAGTATCTCGCTGGCGCTTGCGACGTTTACACCACCGACGCATCCGGCCTGGCCGCAACGCGTGCAACTTTCGAAAATCCGGGCGATCACATCGTTCTGCCCGAAATCATCTCGAAAGAGCCGCTTGGCCCGCTCGTGCGTCATGGGGACGACGAATGGGGCGACGTGGCGCGCTGGACGCTGAACGCGCTGATCGCAGCCGAAGAGCTCGGCATCACATCGGCCAATATCGGCGAGATGTCGGCGGCTGCGGGCAACAACCCCGAGATCAACCGTCTGCTCGGCACCGAAGGCAACCTCGGCGAGATGCTCGGCCTCAGTGCTGATTGGGCCAAGAATGCGATCATGGCCGGTGGCAACTATGGCGAGCTTTTCGAGAAGAACATCGGTGAATCGACACCGATCGGCATCTCGCGTGGTCTCAACGCACAGTGGACCAATGGCGGGCTGATCTACGCACCGCCGTTCCGCTAA